From Delphinus delphis chromosome X, mDelDel1.2, whole genome shotgun sequence, a single genomic window includes:
- the LOC132418319 gene encoding melanoma-associated antigen B1-like has product MPRGQKSKLRAREKRHQARRETQNLGGAQATAAQREESPSCSSSLSRGTPPSSPAAGTRQEPQGAPATSSRAAGVSGPGSDVRAKGPVQARKSSSRASASGESFQRDPLIKKVGMLIEFLLEKYTMEEPIIKADLLKLVNKRYKGKFPEILRRAAECVQLIFGLELKEVKPGGDSYTLVSKLHVSDDGRQSSGGRFQKNGLLMLLLGVIFLRGDRASEEEIWKYLNVLGVYVGRCHIIFGEPRKLITEDLVQEKYLVCRQVCDSDPPRYEFLWGRRARAETTKMEVLEFVARITGTVPSAFPAHYEKALRDEEERAQARARARAAARAGTRVKASAPSKVMSSSSSHP; this is encoded by the coding sequence ATGCCTCGGGGGCAGAAGAGTAAGCTCCGTGCCCGTGAGAAGCGCCACCAGGCCCGGAGGGAGACCCAGAATCTCGGGGGTGCTCAGGCCACTGCAGCACAGAGAGAAGAGTCGCCCTCGtgctcctcttctctttctcgGGGTACTCCCCCGAGCTCCCCTGCTGCTGGCACTCGCCAGGAGCCTCAGGGAGCCCCAGCCACTAGCTCTCGTGCTGCAGGGGTTTCAGGCCCAGGATCTGATGTGCGTGCCAAGGGCCCGGTTCAGGCAAGGAAAAGTTCCTCCCGCGCCTCAGCCTCCGGTGAGAGCTTTCAGAGAGATCCTCTGATCAAGAAGGTGGGAATGTTGATAGAATTCCTGCTGGAGAAGTATACAATGGAAGAGCCCATTATAAAGGCAGACTTACTGAAGCTTGTGAACAAAAGGTACAAGGGGAAGTTCCCTGAGATCCTCAGGAGAGCTGCTGAGTGCGTTCAGCTGATCTTTGGTCTTGAGTTGAAGGAAGTCAAGCCGGGTGGTGATTCCTATACCCTTGTCAGCAAGCTACATGTCAGCGATGATGGGCGTCAGAGCAGTGGCGGGCGGTTTCAGAAGAATGGGCTTCTGATGCTTCTCCTCGGTGTGATCTTCTTGCGTGGCGACCGCGCCTCTGAGGAGGAGATCTGGAAATACCTGAATGTTTTGGGTGTTTATGTTGGAAGGTGTCACATAATCTTTGGGGAGCCCAGGAAGCTTATCACAGAAGATCTGGTGCAGGAAAAGTACCTGGTGTGTCGTCAGGTGTGCGACAGCGATCCCCCGCGCTATGAGTTCCTGTGGGGCCGGAGAGCCCGCGCTGAAACCACCAAGATGGAAGTCCTGGAGTTTGTGGCCAGGATCACTGGTACCGTCCCCAGTGCCTTTCCAGCCCATTATGAAAAGGCTTTGAGAGATGAGGAAGAGAGAGCCCAAGCCCGAGCCCGAGCCCGAGCTGCAGCCAGGGCTGGTACTCGAGTCAAGGCCAGTGCGCCTTCCAAGGTCATGTCTAGCAGTTCCTCCCACCCTTAG